Below is a genomic region from candidate division KSB1 bacterium.
CTTCCACCTCGTTTTGCAATTTTAACCGCCAGTTCAGCAGCTTTAGAAGATCCTACACACTCAATTACGACATCTGCCCCACCTTCGGTGATATCTCTCAATTTGTCTACGACATCATGTTGATTCGAATCGAGGACAAAATCAGCAGATAATTGTTTTGCAATCTCTTGTTTTCTAGTAATGGGTTCAAGAAGGATTGTTTTTGCAGCTCCGCTTAATCGCACTAATTGTAGCATTAGTAATCCGATCGTTCCCCCACCTACAATTGCAACTGAGTCCGCCATTTCGATGGATGCTTGCTGAATTCCTCGCAGACAACAGGATAGGGGTTCGGCAAAAGCAGCCCTCTTGGCTGGAAAATCTTCAGGCAAATGATAGGCCTGGCTGGCCGGAATAATTGAATATTCTGCAAACCCGCCATCTATATTAACCCCCAATGCCTCCAGGTTCTTACATAGATTCACTTTACCTTTTTTACAGAAAGAACAATAACCGCAAGTAATGTTAGGATCGACAGCAACTTTCTCGTCGATTTGAAATCCTGAAACCTTAGAACCTATTTCAACGATGGCGCCAACATACTCATGCCCAAGAATAACTGGCGGACTGGCTGGAGCTTCACCAGAATAGATATGCAGATCAGTTCGACAAACTCCACAAGTTTCAACCCGAATGCGAAGGTCCTTTTCTCCCATCCTATTTAAAGGATAATTCACTAAATCCAGTTTGAATGCTTTTTCAAATAGAGCAGCTTGCATCATCTATCAATGAAACCTATTAAATGTTTTATCAGAAAAACAACTTTGATTTTGAGTCAAATATTTTTGCGATGAAATAAAATTATTTTGATTTAAAATTCGAATGTACAAAATTAAAAACAGGGCATAATTGATT
It encodes:
- a CDS encoding zinc-dependent alcohol dehydrogenase family protein, coding for MMQAALFEKAFKLDLVNYPLNRMGEKDLRIRVETCGVCRTDLHIYSGEAPASPPVILGHEYVGAIVEIGSKVSGFQIDEKVAVDPNITCGYCSFCKKGKVNLCKNLEALGVNIDGGFAEYSIIPASQAYHLPEDFPAKRAAFAEPLSCCLRGIQQASIEMADSVAIVGGGTIGLLMLQLVRLSGAAKTILLEPITRKQEIAKQLSADFVLDSNQHDVVDKLRDITEGGADVVIECVGSSKAAELAVKIAKRGGRVVLFGLAERNATIELNLQDLFHRELAIKSSLLNPFTFQRAVDLLISNKIRVEPLEPVSVELENIPQLFSRSWNSSITKYQIFPSA